GTGCAGCGCCACTGCTTCAGTGGGCGGCGTGTTGGTCTGGGTTCTGGTGTGCTCCATGGTCACGCTCCAATTGTCTGTCCCTCTCTCTGTATTCTTGTGCGGGTGCGCTGCAACGCTGTGCTAAGATTGCCGAGTTTCTCGCTGTCGGATGTAAGCCAATCGTCCTGAGTTCTTTTCGTGAGAGTCTTGCCTTATCAGGCTTAGTACTCGCTCCGATTCAGATCTGCTTTGGGTCTCGCTTGTCCGTTCTGCGGAGGTGGCGATACTTGAAAGCTACGTCAAGTTCGTCTTTTGGGTTGCCAACTGGGAAGAACCGTGAGCTCACGATGAGCgtgatgatgatgatatGGGCCACACTAGTTTTTCTTTTTCACAGATTTCGCGCGAAACGAAACGGAGAAACTTCTGTCCTTCGTATATAGTGAATATGTATGATGTGTCAGCCTGGCGCCTTCAAGCAAAGCATCATACTGGCGTGGGCCGCATCTCGCGCCGCATTCCGCTAAGAAGCACAGACTTGTTTCTACAGCACGATTGCGTTTCCTATCGCAGCAATGTTGCCTGCTGAAACGAAGGAAATACCGCGACTTAAATCTTCGACGGAGTTGAAAACATCGGTCATGGAGCAGTAAGATAGAGAAAATAATTTCTTGCGGGGCTAGAATTCCTATGCGCGTATGCGAGAGGTGCTAAGAAAGCTGATCGTGTTGCAGTGCAACCCTCAATGTCGTTTTCTACGTCTTTAGTATGCAGGAGGACGCATGCTGAGGGAAATTCTATTTGCCCAGGcgatttcaaaaaatgcaaTAAGACACTGGTTCAATGGTTCTAGGCGCCTTCGCAAGACATCTTCGTCAATCAGCCCCACCAGCTTTCACCTTCCTTCGTTAATGGGCGTAGCTGAATTTGATCCGATCATTTGGCATGCATGTGTTATCATGTTACATAAGTCTACCGTTTAATTTTTTACCCCTTTTCTGTCGTTTCCATGAGATTCGACTGTTTACCCGGGAGAGGGAAAAATCCAGAGAGATTGTTGAGTTCATGTTTCATAGCTTTAACATGTTATTTGGCGCAGCAAACAGACGTTAAACccgcacgtgacgcagAAAACATCAGTTCGACTTCTCGTTGGCCAGGCCTAGCTAGACCGTGCTAGACAACGACGGACGCATAGTGACCCAGTGCTCACAAGCAAATTTCTTGTAGGCTTGCAACAGATAAAAGCCCAATAGTTCTTTGCTCGCTTGAGCGTATCTACTAACgaaatttctttgatttATATTATCCCGAACCAGTCATTTTGCTTAGTATACACTTTGTATTTAATATACATCTTAACCACCGAAACCGTACAAGGTTCTGCCTTGTCTCTTTAGAGCGTAAACGACATCCAAAGAAGTGACAGTCTTTCTCTTAGCGTGCTCAGTGTATGTGACAGCGTCTCTAATAACGGACTCAAGGAAAGACTTGAGGACTGCTCTGACTTCTTCGTAGATCAAACCGGAAATACGCTTGACACCACCTCTTCTGGCCAGTCTTCTGATAGCAGGCTTGGTGATACCTTGGATGTTGTCTCTCAGAATCTTTCTGTGACGCTTAGCACCACCTTTACCTAGACCTTTACCACCTTTACCTCTGCCGGACATTGTATtgtattgtttttgtgtGAATGTGTAATATTCTTGGTTGATAAAACTATAACAAACTTCTCTTGCTACCTAATTTGTGTCTTCTTTATATACGATTTGCCACCTACCGCACGCAACCGCATTATTCCTAATGGACCTCACTGTTTCAACTCGCACAGGAGCTCGGGTTGTTTTCGCGGCCCGCGATATTCGCATTTCAAGCGCGAAGTAACTGGTCCTTTCCTACGTTTACCGTTTTTTCCTCGAAATAATTACCCCGGACCAGTTTATACGACGACATTGACCTATTACTATACATCCACTGCGAACATTGTGGTCTGGTCATGTGCGGACCATTTTTTTCGCGCGCACAAAGACTATTTTTTACGCGCAAACCATCTTGGCCTCAAGTATGGACGATTTTCAGCACATAGTTGAAACGTAGTTTTACTATGA
The Lachancea thermotolerans CBS 6340 chromosome G complete sequence genome window above contains:
- the HHF1 gene encoding histone H4 (highly similar to uniprot|P02309 Saccharomyces cerevisiae YBR009C HHF1 and highly similar to uniprot|P02309 Saccharomyces cerevisiae YNL030W HHF2, two identical histone H4 proteins; core histone required for chromatin assembly and chromosome function; contributes to telomeric silencing; N-terminal domain involved in maintaining genomic integrity), with the translated sequence MSGRGKGGKGLGKGGAKRHRKILRDNIQGITKPAIRRLARRGGVKRISGLIYEEVRAVLKSFLESVIRDAVTYTEHAKRKTVTSLDVVYALKRQGRTLYGFGG